The following proteins are co-located in the Micromonospora viridifaciens genome:
- a CDS encoding acyl-CoA dehydrogenase — MSSSSTLLSRRDLAFLLYDWLDVPRLTERPRYAEHSRETFDAALDLSAQVAAEQFATHNRAADTTEPTYDGRRVHTIPQVKAALDAFAQTGLLAATMDTSIGGMQLPHTVAAACFAWFQAANVATSAYPMLTLGAANLLLTHGSAVQIDTWVRPMVEGRFCGTMCLSEPQAGSSLADVTTRAEPQDDGTYRLVGTKMWVSGGDHELAENIVHLVLARIPGGPPGVKGLSLFIVPKVLLDDDGALGPRNDVVLIGLNHKLGYRGTTNTLLNFGEGVHRPYGRPGAVGYLVGEPHQGLAQMFTMMNEARIGVGAGATALGYTGYLKSVAYARQRPQGRPVADKDPTTPQVPIVAHADVRRMLLAQKSYVEGALALILYCGRLLDEEKTAPAEADRARAHLLLELLTPIAKSWPSQWCLAANDLAIQVHGGYGYTRDHDVEQHWRDNRLNAIHEGTHGIQALDLLGRKVTMRGGAGLELLLETIRATVTRAWKAEGEAAELAGLLGAAVDRIAVVTRRLWGTGDPELALANASLYLEAVGHVVIAWMWLEQLLAVEALGSPEGAEGDFLAGKRQAARYFYRYELPRTGPHFDILDTLDRTTLDTRETWF, encoded by the coding sequence GTGTCGTCCTCGTCCACCCTGCTGTCCCGGCGTGACCTGGCGTTCCTGCTCTACGACTGGCTGGACGTGCCCCGGCTGACCGAGCGTCCCCGCTACGCCGAACACTCCCGGGAGACCTTCGACGCCGCGCTGGACCTCTCCGCCCAGGTCGCCGCCGAGCAGTTCGCCACCCACAACCGAGCCGCCGACACCACCGAACCCACCTACGACGGCCGACGGGTGCACACCATCCCGCAGGTCAAGGCCGCCCTGGACGCCTTCGCCCAGACCGGACTGCTGGCCGCCACCATGGACACCTCGATCGGCGGCATGCAGCTGCCGCACACCGTCGCCGCCGCCTGCTTCGCCTGGTTCCAGGCCGCCAACGTGGCCACCTCCGCGTACCCGATGCTCACCCTCGGCGCCGCCAACCTGCTGCTCACCCACGGCAGCGCCGTGCAGATCGACACCTGGGTGCGGCCCATGGTCGAGGGGCGCTTCTGCGGCACCATGTGCCTGTCCGAGCCGCAGGCCGGCAGCTCCCTCGCCGACGTCACCACCCGCGCCGAGCCGCAGGACGACGGGACGTACCGGCTGGTCGGCACCAAGATGTGGGTCTCCGGCGGGGACCACGAGCTGGCCGAGAACATCGTCCACCTGGTCCTCGCGCGGATCCCCGGCGGCCCACCCGGGGTGAAGGGCCTCTCGCTGTTCATCGTGCCGAAGGTGCTGCTCGACGATGACGGCGCGCTCGGCCCGCGCAACGACGTGGTGCTGATCGGGCTCAACCACAAGCTGGGCTACCGGGGCACCACCAACACCCTGCTCAACTTCGGCGAGGGCGTGCACCGCCCGTACGGGCGGCCCGGGGCGGTCGGCTATCTGGTGGGGGAGCCGCACCAGGGGCTCGCGCAGATGTTCACCATGATGAACGAGGCCCGGATCGGCGTCGGGGCCGGTGCCACCGCCCTCGGCTACACCGGCTACCTCAAGTCCGTCGCGTACGCCCGCCAGCGCCCGCAGGGACGCCCGGTCGCCGACAAGGACCCCACCACCCCGCAGGTGCCGATCGTGGCGCACGCCGACGTGCGGCGGATGCTGCTGGCGCAGAAAAGCTACGTCGAGGGGGCGCTCGCGCTGATCCTCTACTGTGGCCGGCTGCTCGACGAGGAGAAGACCGCCCCCGCCGAGGCCGACCGCGCCCGGGCCCACCTGCTGCTGGAGCTGCTCACCCCGATTGCCAAGAGCTGGCCGTCACAATGGTGCCTGGCCGCCAACGACCTGGCCATCCAGGTGCACGGCGGGTACGGCTACACCCGTGACCACGATGTCGAGCAGCACTGGCGGGACAACCGGCTCAACGCGATCCACGAGGGCACCCACGGCATCCAGGCGCTCGACCTGCTCGGCCGGAAGGTCACCATGCGCGGCGGCGCCGGGTTGGAGCTGCTGCTGGAGACCATCCGGGCCACGGTGACCCGGGCCTGGAAGGCCGAGGGGGAGGCGGCCGAGCTGGCCGGGCTGCTCGGGGCGGCGGTCGACCGGATCGCGGTGGTGACCCGGCGGCTGTGGGGGACCGGTGACCCGGAGTTGGCGCTGGCCAACGCCAGCCTGTATCTGGAGGCGGTCGGGCATGTGGTGATCGCCTGGATGTGGCTGGAGCAGCTGCTCGCCGTGGAGGCGCTGGGCAGCCCGGAGGGGGCGGAGGGGGACTTCCTGGCGGGCAAGCGGCAGGCGGCGCGGTACTTCTACCGGTACGAGCTGCCGCGGACCGGGCCGCACTTCGACATCTTGGACACCCTGGACCGGACCACGTTAGACACCCGGGAGACCTGGTTCTGA
- a CDS encoding MOSC domain-containing protein: MCRIFSVNLAVPEPNPAKGVGVTGINKRPVDHLVHVRAPGPKTTGLHSGLVGDQIFDIEHHGGDDQAVYAYAREDYDWWQARLSRRLANGLFGENLTTEGVDVNGAVIGERWRIGPRLVLQPTFGRIPCVTFQHKMGEPHWVKTFTRANRPGAYLRVLEPGEVRAGDPVTVEDRPAHGVTIAQAFRAYLTEPQLLPELVEIDGLPDDLRETLAERLLRRR; encoded by the coding sequence GTGTGCAGGATTTTTTCGGTCAACCTGGCGGTGCCGGAGCCCAACCCGGCCAAGGGCGTTGGTGTCACGGGCATCAACAAGCGGCCGGTTGATCACCTGGTTCACGTACGCGCGCCGGGGCCGAAGACGACCGGGCTGCACAGCGGCCTGGTCGGTGACCAGATCTTCGACATCGAGCACCACGGCGGCGACGACCAGGCGGTTTACGCGTACGCGCGGGAGGACTACGACTGGTGGCAGGCGCGGCTGAGCCGCCGGCTGGCCAACGGGCTCTTCGGCGAGAACCTGACCACCGAGGGGGTGGACGTCAACGGCGCGGTCATCGGCGAGCGGTGGCGCATCGGTCCACGGTTGGTGCTCCAGCCGACGTTCGGCCGCATCCCGTGCGTCACGTTCCAGCACAAGATGGGCGAGCCGCACTGGGTGAAGACCTTCACCCGGGCGAACCGCCCGGGCGCGTACCTGCGTGTGCTGGAGCCGGGTGAGGTACGGGCCGGTGATCCGGTGACCGTGGAGGACCGTCCGGCGCACGGGGTGACGATCGCGCAGGCGTTTCGGGCTTACCTGACCGAGCCGCAGCTGCTGCCCGAGCTGGTCGAGATCGACGGACTGCCCGACGACCTGCGCGAGACCCTCGCGGAACGGCTTCTCCGGCGGCGGTAG
- a CDS encoding GntR family transcriptional regulator, translating to MTSSPAIRINSSSAIPPFEQVRQQITNLIRLGVLTEGQRLPPVRQLAADLGLANGTVARAYQELEAAGLVVTRRAAGTRVASAAVLPPDARTEALILRAREFVIAGRLLGAGDDELTKALAAALRASNTEGRGPQESTDFLP from the coding sequence ATGACCAGCAGCCCCGCGATTCGGATCAACTCGTCCTCGGCTATTCCTCCGTTCGAGCAGGTCCGCCAGCAGATCACGAATCTGATCCGGCTGGGAGTCCTTACGGAAGGGCAGCGGCTTCCGCCGGTCAGGCAACTCGCCGCCGATCTGGGGCTGGCCAACGGAACCGTGGCCCGCGCATACCAGGAACTTGAGGCAGCCGGCCTAGTCGTCACCAGACGGGCAGCCGGTACTCGGGTCGCATCCGCGGCCGTCCTGCCGCCAGATGCGCGCACCGAAGCCCTGATCCTCCGGGCCCGTGAGTTCGTCATCGCCGGTCGCCTTCTCGGTGCCGGGGATGACGAACTCACTAAAGCCCTCGCTGCCGCGCTGAGAGCCAGCAACACGGAGGGTAGAGGTCCCCAGGAATCGACGGATTTCTTGCCGTAG
- a CDS encoding zinc finger-like domain-containing protein, whose product MGSVNKPDDEEGWSKQEAEWHDSLSIEEFVDLNMLSSYGVQDEEDAQKLKKLRESYEAATALIAGEYVFECWECDGRGAIEVIVDEHGLSQEDCSDCNGEGVQYVDEEEAAERIDGGYTPLRTPSA is encoded by the coding sequence ATGGGATCAGTTAACAAGCCGGATGACGAAGAAGGGTGGAGCAAGCAGGAAGCTGAATGGCACGACAGCCTGTCCATTGAAGAGTTCGTTGACCTTAATATGCTATCGAGTTACGGGGTTCAAGACGAAGAGGATGCGCAGAAGCTGAAGAAGTTGAGAGAAAGCTACGAGGCCGCAACGGCCCTGATAGCCGGTGAGTATGTCTTTGAGTGCTGGGAATGTGACGGTAGAGGGGCGATAGAGGTTATAGTCGACGAACATGGCCTTTCCCAGGAAGATTGCTCCGACTGCAACGGGGAAGGAGTCCAATACGTGGACGAGGAGGAAGCGGCTGAACGGATCGATGGTGGGTACACGCCCCTCCGTACGCCCAGTGCATGA
- a CDS encoding helix-turn-helix domain-containing protein — translation MARKIDTIGARIRYWRMRRGGMSQAVLAGLAGVSQSYISQVESGRKTIDRRSTLVAIAAALQVTVADLLGQGTEPGDPARERAAERVPAIWSALIEIEDGERRPLTRTRDELAADIARSDQLRNRSNYPAMARMLPGLLLDAAAVGGTVLAQVAYQASTCLRHLGYRHLALNAARVAVTAAEDVEEPAWLGASRFAYAQSLPIESAPLAARAADRSLAELQAAAADERVRQMLGQLHLAAALSSTVSGRPDVARDHLDEAAREAATLGDPPDGAGFNGCGFGPTNVGLWEMSIAAELGEPGRVIELSRTVRPQVLAASNRQMSYWLDLGRALAESGRRDAEALAAFVRAEQAAPVPFALNPLVQNAVLAMAQRAKRRAVPNELRLLAGRLGISLAA, via the coding sequence ATGGCAAGGAAGATCGACACAATCGGCGCCCGGATCCGCTACTGGAGGATGCGCCGCGGCGGGATGAGCCAAGCCGTCCTCGCCGGGCTGGCCGGCGTCAGCCAGTCCTACATCTCGCAGGTCGAGTCCGGGCGCAAGACCATTGACCGGCGCTCCACCCTGGTGGCCATCGCCGCCGCGCTGCAGGTCACGGTGGCCGACCTGCTCGGTCAGGGCACAGAGCCCGGCGACCCGGCTCGAGAGCGCGCGGCCGAGCGCGTGCCGGCGATCTGGTCCGCTCTCATCGAGATCGAGGACGGCGAGCGCAGGCCGTTGACCCGCACCAGGGACGAGCTGGCCGCCGACATCGCCCGCAGCGACCAGCTCCGCAACCGCTCGAACTATCCGGCGATGGCCCGGATGCTCCCCGGCCTCCTGTTGGACGCCGCCGCGGTCGGAGGCACCGTGCTCGCTCAGGTGGCGTACCAGGCTTCGACGTGCCTGCGGCATCTCGGATACCGGCACCTGGCGCTCAACGCCGCGCGGGTCGCGGTCACTGCCGCAGAGGACGTCGAGGAGCCGGCGTGGTTGGGGGCGTCCCGGTTTGCTTACGCTCAGAGTCTGCCGATCGAGTCCGCCCCGCTGGCGGCCAGGGCCGCCGACCGGTCGCTGGCTGAGCTTCAGGCCGCTGCCGCCGACGAGCGGGTCCGGCAGATGCTCGGTCAGCTACACCTTGCGGCTGCGCTGAGCTCGACGGTGAGCGGTCGGCCGGACGTCGCCCGCGATCATCTCGACGAGGCGGCCCGCGAGGCGGCGACCCTCGGGGATCCGCCGGACGGTGCCGGGTTCAACGGCTGTGGGTTCGGGCCGACGAACGTGGGGCTGTGGGAGATGTCCATCGCGGCGGAGTTGGGCGAGCCGGGCCGGGTGATCGAGCTGTCTCGGACGGTACGGCCGCAGGTCCTCGCCGCGTCGAATCGTCAGATGTCGTACTGGCTCGACCTTGGCCGCGCGCTGGCCGAGTCCGGCCGCCGGGACGCCGAGGCGCTGGCGGCGTTTGTGCGGGCTGAGCAGGCCGCGCCGGTGCCGTTCGCACTGAACCCCCTTGTCCAGAATGCCGTCCTGGCGATGGCGCAGCGGGCGAAGCGGCGGGCGGTCCCCAATGAACTGCGGTTGCTGGCCGGCCGGTTGGGCATCAGCCTGGCCGCATAA